In Halichondria panicea chromosome 17, odHalPani1.1, whole genome shotgun sequence, a single window of DNA contains:
- the LOC135351297 gene encoding pleckstrin homology domain-containing family A member 4-like, protein MDIVPVRVNVCLSESEDSEGEMAYKEAQIQGDYSGYVPPEVVVTDTATVSPRRASAPVTKPSQKGGPVRPESPTEVPVQVRGNLQKMGKRLKGWHTRYFEIQGSHMYYYKNHTKKDCLGEINLTKCFFCDATSAATFGHAFELRTTERSHFLAARSKDEMVQWVRVIRKNKGGTEQAVAKKPKRWESFKHALAIQPRRPASKPEIAPKKKNRKSKVNKLRISPSKDRSPSPTPSQGDAHTPLTQHTHTEAHSSRPMSLTEHDFEQDTLDILASFQPSRSLPATPLTAKRPINFNESPCDSPTFSRKSIDSPALTIDSKLSTPSHSVTTSPAHSPAKNVVEETEGTPQVGEVEGKTPKEEIPETDVKTEEKEIDVIVKTKEGPVEIQPDIRIEVPVIAIAESSISEDDLLNTEDQSEDVTKPTMEISNPECSVPVESPPGPVLDFMTKKYTWDKIRDVLDFNEDNEVRDYSMLPPEDPVWLKKPTSVEQLRVFLLSCP, encoded by the exons ATGGATATAGTTCCTGTGAGAGTTAATGTCTGTTTGAGTGAGTCCGAAGATTCCGAGGGAGAAATGGCCTATAAAGAAGCACAGATACAAGGAGACTACTCTGGCTATGTCCCCCCTGAGGTTGTTGTCACTGACACAGCAACTGTCAGTCCTAGGAGAGCCTCTGCTCCGGTCACCAAGCCATCACAGAAG ggtGGACCTGTGAGACCAGAGAGCCCCACGGAAGTGCCTGTACAGGTTAGGGGTAACCTGCAAAAGATGGGCAAGAGATTGAAGGGATGGCATACTCGCTACTTTGAGATCCAAGGATCGCATATGTACTACTACAAGAACCACACG AAAAAGGACTGTTTAGGAGAGATCAACTTGACCAAA TGTTTCTTTTGTGATGCCACATCAGCTGCTACGTTTGGACATGCGTTTGAACTTCGTACCACTGAGAGGTCACATTTTCTG GCCGCACGAAGCAAGGATGAGATGGTGCAGTGGGTGAGAGTCATCAGAAAGAACAAAGGAGGAACAGAACA GGCTGTTGCTAAGAAACCTAAGCGGTGGGAATCGTTCAAACATGCACTGGCAATACAACCTCGTCGACCTGCCAGCAAACCTGAGATTGCCCCCAAGAAGAAAAACAGAAAATCTAAAGTCAACAAACTCCGAATCAGCCCAAGCAAGGATCGGTCACCTtctcccaccccctcacagggcgacgcacacacacccctcacacaacacacacacacggaagCACACTCCTCTCGTCCGATGTCCCTCACCGAACATGACTTTGAACAGGACACTCTGGACATCCTCGCTTCGTTCCAACCCTCTCGATCGCTACCAGCCACCCCTCTGACTGCAAAGCGCCCCATTAATTTCAACGAGTCCCCGTGTGATTCACCCACCTTCTCGAGAAAATCCATTGATTCTCCCGCGCTCACGATTGACAGTAAACtatccacaccctcacactctgTCACCACTtcccccgcccactcaccagcTAAGAACGTTGTTGAAGAAACAGAAGGCACACCTCAAGTTGGGGAGGTTGAAGGAAAAACACCAAAGGAAGAAATACCAGAAACAGACGTGAAAACTGAAGAAAAAGAAATCGATGTAATTGTTAAGACAAAAGAAGGGCCAGTTGAAATACAGCCTGATATTCGAATTGAAGTGCCAGTTATAGCTATTGCCGAGAGCTCGATTTCAGAAGATGATCTTCTAAATACAGAAGATCAAAGTGAGGATGTTACCAAACCTACTATGGAGATCTCTAACCCCGAATGTTCAGTTCCTGTTGAATCCCCACCAGGACCTGTACTCGATTTCATGACCAAGAAGTACACCTGGGACAAGATTAGAGATGTGTTAGACTTTAACGAAGACAATGAAGTGAGGGATTACAGTATGCTCCCTCCTGAAGACCCTGTCTGGCTCAAGAAACCAACTAGTGTAGAGCAGCTTAGAGTGTTCTTGTTAAGTTGTCCGTAA
- the LOC135351301 gene encoding uncharacterized protein LOC135351301 isoform X1, whose amino-acid sequence MMLLLMILFCSGIKGEEHLLASNGTRPLPIFIRPHGMMAHRFMENPIQAIITSYRFDCYGVVTEWRAFVEGSGGAHFKDQPYTISFQVWRPNSPSPVDTDGCYTMQGTNHFPSIPLADDRSADRGIVTGIPLESERIEVQPGDVVGFYLESSHMRDSNHDGIQFAPDSTYKNCPFPVGPKRVLSSSTNRAPLITATVCKLITFLTYHFYNNCFILATTNCQRISIAVPSTTPPLQASTTTPTEPLPAYAVGLYVTIAATTVVILVFY is encoded by the exons ATGATGCTTCTACTTATGATACTGTTTTGCTCAGGCATTAAAG GTGAGGAGCATCTTCTTGCTAGCAACGGCACTAGACCTCTACCAATATTTATCAGACCGCACGGTATGATGGCTCATCGTTTCATGGAGAACCCCATCCAGGCTATCATCACTAGCTACAGGTTCGACTGCTATGGAGTGGTCACTGAGTGGAGAGCCTTTGTAGAGGGGAGTGGTGGTGCTCACTTTAAAGATCAACCTTACACCATCTCTTTCCAAGTGTGGAGACCCAACTCTCCCTCACCCGTGGACACTGATGGCTGCTACACTATGCAAGGTACTAACCATTTCCCATCCATTCCACTTGCTGATGATAGAAGTGCTGACAGAGGAATAGTGACTGGGATACCACTAGAGAGTGAGAGGATTGAGGTGCAACCAGGAGATGTGGTCGGGTTCTATCTGGAGAGTAGCCACATGAGGGATAGCAACCACGACGGAATCCAGTTTGCACCTGATTCTACTTACAAAA ATTGTCCATTCCCCGTTGGCCCAAAGAGGGTGCTCTCCAGTTCAACCAATCGAGCTCCTCTCATCACGGCAACAGTTTGTAAGTTAATAACGTTTTTAACATATCACTTTTACAACAATTGCTTTATTTTAGCAACTACCAATTGTCAGCGTATTTCTATTGCCGTCCCATCTACCACACCCCCACTACAAGCTTCTACTACCACACCCACAGAACCACTACCAGCGTATGCAGTGGGGCTGTATGTAACGATAGCAGCAACAACAGTCGTCATACTCGTTTTTTACTAG
- the LOC135351301 gene encoding uncharacterized protein LOC135351301 isoform X3 encodes MMLLLMILFCSGIKGEEHLLASNGTRPLPIFIRPHGMMAHRFMENPIQAIITSYRFDCYGVVTEWRAFVEGSGGAHFKDQPYTISFQVWRPNSPSPVDTDGCYTMQGTNHFPSIPLADDRSADRGIVTGIPLESERIEVQPGDVVGFYLESSHMRDSNHDGIQFAPDSTYKNCPFPVGPKRVLSSSTNRAPLITATVSTTNCQRISIAVPSTTPPLQASTTTPTEPLPAYAVGLYVTIAATTVVILVFY; translated from the exons ATGATGCTTCTACTTATGATACTGTTTTGCTCAGGCATTAAAG GTGAGGAGCATCTTCTTGCTAGCAACGGCACTAGACCTCTACCAATATTTATCAGACCGCACGGTATGATGGCTCATCGTTTCATGGAGAACCCCATCCAGGCTATCATCACTAGCTACAGGTTCGACTGCTATGGAGTGGTCACTGAGTGGAGAGCCTTTGTAGAGGGGAGTGGTGGTGCTCACTTTAAAGATCAACCTTACACCATCTCTTTCCAAGTGTGGAGACCCAACTCTCCCTCACCCGTGGACACTGATGGCTGCTACACTATGCAAGGTACTAACCATTTCCCATCCATTCCACTTGCTGATGATAGAAGTGCTGACAGAGGAATAGTGACTGGGATACCACTAGAGAGTGAGAGGATTGAGGTGCAACCAGGAGATGTGGTCGGGTTCTATCTGGAGAGTAGCCACATGAGGGATAGCAACCACGACGGAATCCAGTTTGCACCTGATTCTACTTACAAAA ATTGTCCATTCCCCGTTGGCCCAAAGAGGGTGCTCTCCAGTTCAACCAATCGAGCTCCTCTCATCACGGCAACAGTTT CAACTACCAATTGTCAGCGTATTTCTATTGCCGTCCCATCTACCACACCCCCACTACAAGCTTCTACTACCACACCCACAGAACCACTACCAGCGTATGCAGTGGGGCTGTATGTAACGATAGCAGCAACAACAGTCGTCATACTCGTTTTTTACTAG
- the LOC135351301 gene encoding uncharacterized protein LOC135351301 isoform X2 produces the protein MMLLLMILFCSGIKGEEHLLASNGTRPLPIFIRPHGMMAHRFMENPIQAIITSYRFDCYGVVTEWRAFVEGSGGAHFKDQPYTISFQVWRPNSPSPVDTDGCYTMQGTNHFPSIPLADDRSADRGIVTGIPLESERIEVQPGDVVGFYLESSHMRDSNHDGIQFAPDSTYKSEAVWYVTGSYNKGPTDCPFPVGPKRVLSSSTNRAPLITATVSTTNCQRISIAVPSTTPPLQASTTTPTEPLPAYAVGLYVTIAATTVVILVFY, from the exons ATGATGCTTCTACTTATGATACTGTTTTGCTCAGGCATTAAAG GTGAGGAGCATCTTCTTGCTAGCAACGGCACTAGACCTCTACCAATATTTATCAGACCGCACGGTATGATGGCTCATCGTTTCATGGAGAACCCCATCCAGGCTATCATCACTAGCTACAGGTTCGACTGCTATGGAGTGGTCACTGAGTGGAGAGCCTTTGTAGAGGGGAGTGGTGGTGCTCACTTTAAAGATCAACCTTACACCATCTCTTTCCAAGTGTGGAGACCCAACTCTCCCTCACCCGTGGACACTGATGGCTGCTACACTATGCAAGGTACTAACCATTTCCCATCCATTCCACTTGCTGATGATAGAAGTGCTGACAGAGGAATAGTGACTGGGATACCACTAGAGAGTGAGAGGATTGAGGTGCAACCAGGAGATGTGGTCGGGTTCTATCTGGAGAGTAGCCACATGAGGGATAGCAACCACGACGGAATCCAGTTTGCACCTGATTCTACTTACAAAAGTGAAGCTGTTTGGTATGTTACAGGCAGCTATAATAAAGGTCCTACAGATTGTCCATTCCCCGTTGGCCCAAAGAGGGTGCTCTCCAGTTCAACCAATCGAGCTCCTCTCATCACGGCAACAGTTT CAACTACCAATTGTCAGCGTATTTCTATTGCCGTCCCATCTACCACACCCCCACTACAAGCTTCTACTACCACACCCACAGAACCACTACCAGCGTATGCAGTGGGGCTGTATGTAACGATAGCAGCAACAACAGTCGTCATACTCGTTTTTTACTAG
- the LOC135351301 gene encoding uncharacterized protein LOC135351301 isoform X4, producing the protein MMLLLMILFCSGIKGEEHLLASNGTRPLPIFIRPHGMMAHRFMENPIQAIITSYRFDCYGVVTEWRAFVEGSGGAHFKDQPYTISFQVWRPNSPSPVDTDGCYTMQGTNHFPSIPLADDRSADRGIVTGIPLESERIEVQPGDVVGFYLESSHMRDSNHDGIQFAPDSTYKSEAVWYVTGSYNKGPTDCPFPVGPKRVLSSSTNRAPLITATV; encoded by the exons ATGATGCTTCTACTTATGATACTGTTTTGCTCAGGCATTAAAG GTGAGGAGCATCTTCTTGCTAGCAACGGCACTAGACCTCTACCAATATTTATCAGACCGCACGGTATGATGGCTCATCGTTTCATGGAGAACCCCATCCAGGCTATCATCACTAGCTACAGGTTCGACTGCTATGGAGTGGTCACTGAGTGGAGAGCCTTTGTAGAGGGGAGTGGTGGTGCTCACTTTAAAGATCAACCTTACACCATCTCTTTCCAAGTGTGGAGACCCAACTCTCCCTCACCCGTGGACACTGATGGCTGCTACACTATGCAAGGTACTAACCATTTCCCATCCATTCCACTTGCTGATGATAGAAGTGCTGACAGAGGAATAGTGACTGGGATACCACTAGAGAGTGAGAGGATTGAGGTGCAACCAGGAGATGTGGTCGGGTTCTATCTGGAGAGTAGCCACATGAGGGATAGCAACCACGACGGAATCCAGTTTGCACCTGATTCTACTTACAAAAGTGAAGCTGTTTGGTATGTTACAGGCAGCTATAATAAAGGTCCTACAGATTGTCCATTCCCCGTTGGCCCAAAGAGGGTGCTCTCCAGTTCAACCAATCGAGCTCCTCTCATCACGGCAACAGTTT AA
- the LOC135351302 gene encoding uncharacterized protein LOC135351302: MHYIICLLALLYCQTNAQQCLCATNGNRDLPNFVRPGGGLEPRFRDNPIQVIITSYRFDCCGVVTEWRALVEKFTDQSYTIFFQVWRPNSPSPMDTDGCYTMQGTNYFSPISLGDRGTDDRGIVTGVPLESERIEVQPGDVVGFYLESSIRIDDGIQFARDANLYTDETVWFATGSLTPRPEATCMYPVGTSGLLSSSTNLAPLITATVSTAACPITGRTHPHPHTLNISTSCYYRHKSCSCNR, encoded by the exons ATGCACTACATCATCTGCTTACTGGCTTTGCTCTACTGTCAGACTAATG CTCAGCAATGTCTTTGTGCAACTAATGGTAACAGGGATCTACCAAACTTTGTCAGACCAGGAGGTGGGCTAGAGCCACGGTTTAGAGACAACCCAATCCAGGTCATCATCACTAGCTACAGGTTCGACTGCTGTGGAGTGGTGACTGAGTGGAGAGCCTTAGTGGAGAAGTTTACTGATCAGTCCTATACCATCTTCTTCCAAGTGTGGAGACCCAACTCCCCCTCACCCATGGACACTGATGGCTGCTACACTATGCAAGGCACTAACTATTTCTCACCAATCTCACTTGGTGATCGTGGCACTGATGACAGAGGAATAGTGACTGGGGTACCACTAGAGAGTGAGAGGATTGAGGTCCAACCAGGAGATGTGGTCGGGTTCTATCTGGAGAGTAGTATAAGAATTGATGATGGTATCCAGTTTGCTAGAGATGCAAATCTGTACACTGATGAGACAGTTTGGTTTGCTACTGGTTCACTGACTCCTCGCCCTGAGGCAACTTGCATGTATCCTGTCGGCACATCTGGTCTACTCAGTTCCTCCACTAACCTAGCTCCACTCATCACAGCAACTGTTT caactgcTGCCTGTCCTATAACTGGAAggacacacccccacccccacaccctcAACATCTCCACTTCCTGCTACTACCGACACAAATCCTGCTCGTGCAACAGATAA
- the LOC135351304 gene encoding ponticulin-like protein H, which produces MHYIICLLALLYCQTNAITTKTVCPSSSLTLTPSSHRMLTPTTTPTPTPTPTPPPSTSLPPATTDTDPARATDSAWIVLPVMLIVVCAALLTVIKVTSRSVPENQEMEMDPMTDENEAYGQLGKKLGHLTITLLATWTRQT; this is translated from the exons ATGCACTACATCATCTGCTTACTGGCTTTGCTCTACTGTCAGACTAATG CAATAACTACAAAGACTGTCTGCCCAAGTTCAAGTCTCACCCTCACCCCATCCTCACACCGTATGCTCAcccccaccaccacccccacccccacccccacccccacacctcCACCCTCAACGTCTCTACCTCCTGCTACTACCGACACAGATCCTGCTCGTGCAACTGATAGTGCATGGATAGTGCTACCAGTGATGCTAATAGTAGTCTGTGCTGCTTTATTGACAGTGATTAAAGTAACATCTCGATCAG TTCCTGAAAATCAAGAAATGGAAATGGACCCAATGACAGATGAGAATGAAGCATATGGCCAGCTGGGGAAGAAGCTAGGTCACCTGACTATCACTCTTTTGGCTACATGGACGAGACAGACTTGA